The proteins below come from a single Cryptococcus gattii WM276 chromosome D, complete sequence genomic window:
- a CDS encoding uncharacterized protein (Similar to SGTC gene model, INSD accession EAL18329.1) yields MTDPDTAAREAITIVSVLALFLIASIFIFVTGGRRKKSQSGVPDNDSSQIPLGSPGDNEINEGQRRRRKKPGKENRDGKRKKKDNERWRDRNEGGTNSDGGSSDGGEDDSDDGGDHGRRRGSSTTSPDFSDLSSANTIGGGGLDNPPPGPPDIRAGTMENVFRIADDLTLTVQSNPDDRYRIRTICQGDSDDSAPGGGSWPRRSDGPEGGSGAIRIPQSSEILPPFTLGGPATPLTPGSLPALDPLPITPGPFRQSQHSPSTPVTPVSSYPPITATLEHANPILFSDVFEDGLDPWAYTSAVPTKTTFTAEDLGWYNQRKEATKPMALSDVFDVPVLDETLGSPELDTINKHAPRMFGHLDGNHTGDAGDGAAGSPRIETSGAWVELSPIDLNPIYVRDPKDRDNDSTPLLLSSLKTPNAVDKVRQKVVDQEQKVEANDKKHTEVITPHSAIKMPMTSKVRSGDVSSGPITSAGIEEVVRARLKKKNDSDRKVGIRNVKKKESASEQQQEVEKKKKCGTPKKALAIFEDDDIVKDEKPKGKLKEKEEIKKTAEKKEESPEKVKKLKEVEIFVENPDTNEIVKKKSLKETEESEDEKVKPETSSKKVKAKNDGRTEDKMPMANTRKEKKKKENKEQLSGSETEEEEEKKKKKTEEKNEEAVEGGKKKREKKRKEKVGTDEDEEIDEEEGKEERESGKKVKKAIKLKKANVASADEDEKGVASRKTGAEKKRMKRGDEAEDQNESSNKAVYEKYTDSDGEKRLRRVPIVTERRIKRKPKKNKQRMADASQYNRYNDDEEEMDEVQETAPAKQRKAPKQQQQSQITRQGRTLQGEQFLEDTAPINLTMPDRINQLQSPRHQHRYKELRSRIGNIEDDYDDPNLTTKERRDIANRRLRMLLNQRATEKETEELQRLMAEGSQRNVEHLADEVTRERKSLRETIRGKSAKTVEAKREDLQTDGPNTRLSTEDEEVALEDNVGTTAEVRQPTKPQRKRTLQSQDAMVLEPTSTNADDHKTYVSPSTVATEELWAGDSQEKPKEREIDPRLNLMASRRPSQIADPRRKWSINEKKYKAC; encoded by the exons ATGACCGACCCAGATACAGCAGCCCGAGAGGCGATAACTATCGTCTCAGTACTTGCTTTATTCTTGATTgcctccatcttcatcttcgtcacTGGCGGGCGTCGCAAAAAAAGTCAGTCGGGAGTCCCAGATAACGACAGTAGCCAAATACCGCTCGGCAGTCCCGGCGATAATGAAATTAATGAGGGGCaaagaagacgaagaaaGAAGCCGGGGAAGGAGAATCGAGATGGcaaaaggaagaagaaagacaATGAGAGATGGAGGGACAGAAATGAAGGAGGGACGAATAGTGACGGCGGCAGCAGCGATGGAGGGGAAGATGATAGTGACGATGGCGGTGATCATGGTAGAAGGCGGGGCTCTTCAACAACTTCCCCAGATTTTTCTGATCTCAGTTCAGCAAACACCATTGGGGGAGGTGGCCTCGACAACCCGCCTCCTGGACCCCCGGACATTCGCGCCGGCACAATGGAGAACGTATTTCGTATCGCTGATGACCTCACGCTTACTGTTCAAAGCAACCCAGACGACAGATATCGAATACGGACGATATGCCAAGGAGATTCTGATGATTCGGCCCCTGGAGGTGGTAGTTGGCCTCGACGAAGCGATGGTCCGGAGGGGGGGTCAGGGGCTATCAGGATTCCACAATCCAGTGAGATTTTGCCACCTTTTACTTTGGGAGGCCCTGCTACTCCGCTCACCCCAGGCTCCCTTCCTGCTTTGGACCCACTCCCTATAACCCCTGGTCCCTTCAGGCAAAGTCAGCACAGTCCCAGCACTCCTGTGACGCCAGTATCATCCTACCCGCCTATTACAGCCACTCTAGAACATGCCAATCCCATCCTTTTTTCTGATGTTTTTGAGGACGGCTTAGATCCTTGGGCCTATACTTCCGCGGTCCCCACCAAGACGACTTTCACGGCAGAAGACCTTGGCTGGTATAATCAACGAAAAGAAGCTACGAAGCCAATGGCCCTTTCAGATGTGTTCGATGTTCCTGTATTGGATGAGACGCTGGGATCTCCAGAGCTGGACACAATCAACAAGCATGCACCTAGGATGTTCGGACACTTGGACGGAAACCATACTGGGGATGCTGGCGATGGTGCCGCTGGAAGTCCTAGGATCGAGACCTCAGGAGCGTGGGTTGAATTGAGTCCTATC GATCTCAACCCCATCTATGTGCGAGATCCGAAGGATCGCGATAACGACTCGACCCCGTTACTGCTCTCTTCCCTCAAAACCCCTAACGCAGTTGACAAAGTCAGACAGAAAGTGGTCGACCAAGAGCAGAAGGTTGAAGCCAATGACAAAAAGCATACCGAAGTTATAACCCCTCACTCTGCAATTAAAATGCCTATGACCTCCAAAGTACGATCCGGCGATGTCTCATCCGGACCTATTACTTCTGCCGGTATAGAAGAAGTCGTTCGGGCACGACTGAAAAAGAAGAACGATTCTGATAGGAAGGTGGGAATCAGAAATGtaaagaagaaggaatcGGCAAGTGAACAACAGCAGGAAGTagagaaaaagaagaaatgtGGAACGCCAAAAAAAGCCCTGGCGATATTTGAGGACGACGACATTGTTAAAGATGAGAAGCCAAAGGGGAAGTtaaaggagaaggaggaaatCAAGAAGACGGcagaaaaaaaggaagagagtCCCGAAAAAGTCAAAAAATTGAAAGAAGTGGAAATATTTGTTGAAAATCCAGATACAAACGAGATTGTCAAAAAGAAGAGTCTTAAAGAGACCGAAGAGTCTGAGGACGAGAAAGTGAAACCTGAAACTTCCAGCAAAAAGGTCAAGGCGAAAAACGATGGTCGAACAGAAGATAAAATGCCCATGGCAAATAcaaggaaggaaaagaagaagaaagaaaatAAGGAGCAATTAAGCGGCAGTgagacagaagaagaagaggaa aagaagaagaagaagacggaagAGAAAAACGAAGAGGCAGTTGAAGGGgggaagaaaaagagggaaaagaaaagaaaagaaaaggtTGGGAcagatgaagacgaggaaatcgatgaagaggaggggaaagaagagcgaGAAAGCGGTAAAAAAGTGAAAAAAGCCATAAAGCTGAAGAAGGCCAACGTGGCCTCAGCCGACGAAGATGAGAAAGGCGTGGCATCGAGAAAGACGGGCGCGGAGAAGAAACGCATGAAGAGAGGAGATGAAGCAGAAGACCAAAACGAAAGCTCAAATAAAGCGGTGTATGAGAAATACACGGATAGCGATGGCGAGAAACGTCTTCGTAGAGTTCCTATCGTCACAGAGCGTCGCATTAAGAGGAAAccgaagaagaacaagCAACGCATGGCCGATGCCAGTCAGTATAATAGATACAATgacgacgaagaagagatggacGAGGTGCAAGAAACAGCGCCGGCGAAGCAGAGAAAAGCTCCAaaacagcaacagcagaGTCAGATAACGAGACAGGGACGCACCTTGCAAGGCGAACAGTTTCTCGAGGATACAGCTCCAATCAATCTCACCATGCCAGATCGAATTAATCAATTGCAATCACCTCGTCACCAACATAGATATAAGGAACTTCGATCCCGGATTGGGAACATTGAAGACGATTATGATGATCCGAATTTAACGACGAAGGAACGCCGCGACATCGCTAATAGGCGTTTGAGAATGTTGCTTAACCAGAGAGCTACTGAGAAAGAGACTGAAGAGCTTCAGCGGCTAATGGCTGAGGGCAGCCAAAGAAATGTAGAGCATTTAGCTGATGAGGTGACGCGAGAGCGGAAATCACTTCGAGAAACAATCAGGGGGAAATCTGCCAAAACTGTGGAGGCAAAACGGGAAGACTTACAAACTGATGGACCTAATACCAGATTAAGCACcgaagatgaggaggtCGCATTGGAAGATAATGTTGGAACAACGGCCGAAGTCCGGCAACCTACGAAACCTCAGAGAAAAAGGACTCTGCAAAGCCAGGACGCAATGGTATTGGAGCCCACATCAACTAACGCGGATGATCACAAAACGTATGTATCGCCATCAACTGTTGCTACAGAGGAGTTATGGGCCGGCGACAGTCAAGAAAAACCTAAAGAACGAGAGATTGATCCAAGACTTAACCTAATGGCGTCTAGACGTCCAAGTCAAATAGCCGATCCTCGTCGTAAGTGGTCAATTAACGAGAAGAAATATAAAGCTTGCTGA
- a CDS encoding uncharacterized protein (Similar to TIGR gene model, INSD accession AAW45959.1), with protein MAEPSPDAIISVPCHLSGVTRLCFSPDGRTIFTGGSDCLVRIHEADNPESEPGFHDEHTEAVTCLACSKDELVTGCVDNIVRQFSYPENKFTGFVTRSSGVPIRWLSLDKAGERVAVCSDDMVIKIVNLKDTTKVSLVSDNNKPVRSATWDPTGKYLTTASCDGKLKVYDTSGSTPYCVKVFEGVIAASDSDSDTSCYAQWHPSGNFFAVPTRTNDIAIFGRDGWGRQSSYTPDGPKALIGELAWSPNGKYLAVAAATNLYIFSSETRQPIGSYTCPDGAISGLSFSPNANLLGFTSLDGSFHRWKEPIPSELPDPYTSDAARAKELEKLLDDNFPDDDDDIEERGEDIGDEDIFGDDNWIVDDDGNFGGYGGDDDEKKWGKGRTEVVNVTKAQAPFTPGSTSFRNKKRYLAFNMIGVVDVTDQETHNVVNVEFHDKSARRGYHFQDHNKYTLASLGEQGIVYACPAEGDQPSLVYYRPYDSWTSQSDWTLNLLPGENVVCLAAGGPANPETGMGSVVVATSKGWLRFLSASGIQKYMWRLGEEVVSMAAGVDRVLVAHREGGTSLDGCQNLRYTLLDLESYDIVQEGKIPLPKKTILTWLGFTSDGAPAMFDTSGLLSILDRHRRPNQARWVPLLDTTSLVREGRKEGYWPVGVSATHLSYILLKGLETEPWFPRPLIQEVELHMPMLNMDNQQGKLEESYVRGSVNLSNLADSSDPDAPYVLKETELTMDKEMLQLVQGACKADNLQRALDVARLMHHSASIEAAAKVAAFYHLPGLQERIQDVKGEKEKEKREKKREATRASEKSYRYSSPPQEKATSRQFTDFAPRTANRRSFAGAGVNRDSTPAASYPPSTFIPETPGLEVDATPAPGIEEDTALSDMKRKREKEVDDFAAPSSKKIGSHFSFDKPANAAAKNPFASKKSNVPASNPFAKGSAGGRPLDATKSAGNVGRGNAGNTIGRGG; from the exons TCGTCTGGCGTTCCAATTAGATGGTTAAGCTTGGATAAAGCTGGGGAAAGAGTGGCTGTCTGCAGCGA TGACATGGTGATTAAGATCGTTAACCTCAAAGACACGACCAAGGTGTCTTTGGTATCCGACAACAACAAGCCGGTCAGGTCTGCCACTTGGGACCCCACCGGAAAATATCTT ACGACGGCGTCGTGCGACGGCAAACTGAAAGTGTATGATACCTCTGGCTCAACACCGTACTGTGTGAAGGTCTTTGAAGGCGTGATTGCGGCGAGTGATTCTGA CTCTGATACTTCCTGCTATGCGCAATGGCATCCATCAGGCAATTTCTTTGCAGTTCCTACGCGAACCAATG ACATTGCCATTTTTGGTCGTGACGGGTGGGGCAGGCAATCCTCTTATACCCCTGACGGGCCCAAAGCT CTTATCGGCGAACTTGCTTGGTCCCCTAATGGGAAGTACCTTGCCGTGGCGGCGGCCACTAACCTGTACATTTTCTCTTCCGAAACTCGTCAACCCATTGGATCTTACACTTGCCCTGATGGTGCTATTTCTGGCCTCTCGTTTTCCCCCAATGCCAACCTCCTTGGCTTTACCTCCCTGGACGGCTCTTTTCACCGATGGAAGGAACCCATTCCTTCCGAGCTTCCTGATCCTTACACATCTGACGCAGCTCGAGCGAAGGAGCTTGAGAAATTGTTGGACGATAACTTCCCcgacgatgacgatgatATCGAAGAGAGGGGTGAAGACATTGGGGACGAGGACATTTTTGGGGATGACAATTGGATCGTTGATGACGACGGGAACTTTGGAGGCTACGGCGGAGATGACGACGAGAAGAAGTGGGGTAAGGGGAGAACAGAAGTTG TCAATGTCACCAAGGCGCAAGCGCCCTTCACTCCAGGCAGTACATCCTTTAGGAACAAGAAGCGCTATTTGG CCTTCAACATGATCGGTGTCGTCGATGTAACTGATCAAGAGACCCACAATGTAGTCAATGTTGAGTTCCATGATAAGTCGGCTCGTCGTGGTTACCATTTCCAAGATCATAACAAGTATACTCTTGCCTCTCTCGGAGAGCAAGGTATCGTTTATGCCTGCCCCGCTGAAGGCGATCAACCCTCTCTCGTGTACTATCGGCCTTACGATTCTTGGACTTCCCAGTCCGATTGGACTCTGAATCTCCTTCCAGGAGAAAATGTCGTGTGTTTAGCAGCTGGGGGGCCTGCTAATCCAGAGACTGGAATGGGCAGTGTAGTTGTTGCGACAAGTAAGGGCTGGTTGCGATTCTTGAGTGCCAGTGGTATACAGAAATACATGTGGAGGCTTGGAGAAGAGGTAGTCAGCATGGCAGCAGGTGTTGACAGGGTCTTGGTTGCGCACAGAGAGGGAGGCACGAGTTTGGACG GGTGTCAGAACCTACGATATACGCTACTCGACCTTGAGTCCTACGATATTGTTCAAGAAGGTAAAATCCCTTTACCAAAAAAGACTATTCTTACCTGGCTTGGCTTCACGTCCGATGGA GCTCCGGCAATGTTTGATACTTCAGGTCTCTTATCCATTCTTGACAGGCACAGACGACCAAACCAGGCTCGATGGGTTCCTCTCCTCGATACCACCTCTCTGGTACGagaggggaggaaggaaggatACTGGCCCGTGGGAGTGTCAGCTACGCACCTATCTTATATCTTGCTTAAAGGTTTGGAAACGGAACCATGGTTCCCTAGGCCTCTCATTCAGGAGGTAGAGCTGCACATGCCCATGTTGAACATGGACAACCAACAAGGCAAACTAGAAGAGAG CTACGTCCGTGGATCTGTCAATCTTTCCAACCTCGCCGACTCTTCCGACCCTGATGCTCCTTACGTTCTCAAGGAGACTGAGCTTACGATGGATAAGGAAATGCTTCAACTCGTGCAAGGAGCTTGTAAGGCCGACAACCTTCAACGTGCTTTGGATGTAGCCCGTCTCATGCACCATAGCGCCTCGATTGAAGCAGCTGCCAAAGTTGCTGCCTTCTATCACCTGCCTGGTCTGCAGGAAAGGATACAAGATGTCaagggagagaaggagaaggaaaagagagaaaagaagcGAGAGGCAACACGAGCATCAGAAAAAAGTTACCGATATTCTTCCCCTCCTCAAGAGAAAGCAACCAGCAGACAGTTCACGGATTTTGCGCCTCGTACGGCAAACCGACGATCCTTTGCAGGTGCTGGTGTCAATAGAGACTCAACTCCTGCAGCTTCCTACCCTCCATCCACTTTCATTCCCGAAACGCCAGGACTAGAAGTTGATGCAACACCCGCGCCAGGGATTGAGGAAGACACGGCATTGTCAGATATGAAAcgaaagagagagaaggaagtTGACGACTTTGCGGCGCCGAGTAGCAAGAAGATAGGGTCGCATTTCTCTTTCGACAAACCTGCTA ATGCGGCAGCCAAGAACCCATTCGCGTCAAAAAAGTCGAATGTCCCAGCTTCCAATCCGTTCGCCAAGGGGTCTGCTGGGGGCAGACCTCTCGATGCAACAAAGAGCGCGGGAAACGTTGGTCGAGGAAACGCAGGAAATACCATCggtcgaggaggatga
- a CDS encoding uncharacterized protein (Similar to SGTC gene model, INSD accession EAL18330.1), whose translation MEPPINEGRQRFLRETAYNSDESRHEESGKRATEATKVNVKPLQSRQDVIESDRDVAGRDIIREAIPRSREKLTDSISPDEGNVTVPRRRMVPTRIVTSTPTDSDGESIPLLSGSTAINSSDEEELASQTALQRANIKNMEADQTVAIKNALADNPELAREYQEAKLRQPKGIDTGINQRNGHARRRQNKGVDGSDTDAEDFDRVRWALGYESDSTNDTASIHIDSDEDTNAPASQQISRQPPSQLSPRRRPSQAQEPSSPDPLKPRMEAIPFENEDEGSMESRNRTPAEIVRGHWKNQSDRERQQRANEGEAQKPPSQEAGNYQQSDDERAPANSQSQEKTADWTGRQPRRRQSEGETSPKKEDDPVSPLSPDSKNIVDQRRAKQQQREIISDDDSSDVSHEHGVEDQQTDENPLEKPYRPEDDLPSPKTQPEGPQQTDQNRKEHRRFGHEDRRGHKENPDEEIIPKMSKKELRKERLEEDMKSREAAEGRENGIDEINGRKEKSKVKERKQVDDLRSRGTGGKYGKVTGDDEKNGISKSLYYSGVALGPVALVKASWHILKTAPVWSFFTAATLAIYIEVSPARTTILTKRATSNSIPVDLSVTQSWFSDLAKNLSFDPIVFFAFISMWSIICIPIMGILIHNTLNVAAELKRTSYWKQMWRNFKEYGRGSLQVIIMGRHFSTPRVFWRRSTRWTYLRILVFSIQLACIVLIIRQAMSLIYMVGTGSSTSFSNLPDVASSQQSIKEAAENLDAEGVFVILNFLFFLFLLTIAGSWHALLHPRTGSLSRKSPSKTADKKSDNERKGQFYLPGVRTSLKWLFILVIIVAFIASLLYFRNIASYIAQQSGDKANSDVVILGVNCIFMILMAAMGYAVYELDKIWIGRLKGKFWGKSGKGFRRLDCRRGKDESMV comes from the exons ATGGAGCCTCCGATTAATGAGGGTAGGCAGCGTTTTTTAAGGGAGACTGCATATAACTCGGATGAAAGCAGACATGAAGAAAGCGGAAAGAGGGCCACAGAGGCGACAAAAGTGAATGTGAAGCCTCTTCAATCCAGGCAAGATGTTATCGAATCAGACAGAGACGTGGCGGGCAGAGATATAATACGAGAAGCTATCCCTCGTAGTCGAGAGAAGCTTACTGATTCTATTTCCCCTGACGAAGGCAATGTCACTGTTCCGAGACGACGCATGGTCCCCACCCGCATTGTCACGAGCACGCCTACTGACAGTGACGGCGAGTCCATTCCACTTTTGAGTGGCAGCACTGCCATCAATTCTtctgatgaagaggagTTGGCTAGTCAGACTGCCCTTCAGCGGGCCAACATAAAGAACATGGAGGCCGATCAGACAGTGGCAATCAAAAATGCCCTAGCTGACAATCCGGAGCTTGCTCGCGAGTACCAGGAGGCGAAGCTGAGGCAGCCCAAAGGGATTGACACCGGAATCAACCAGAGAAATGGGCATGCAAGAAGGAGACAAAATAAAGGGGTCGACGGTTCGGACACAGATGCAGAAGACTTTGATAGGGTGCG ATGGGCATTGGGATACGAATCAGATAGCACGAACGACACTGCTTCTATCCACATCGATTCAGATGAAGACACGAATGCGCCTGCCTCCCAGCAGATCAGCAGGCAACCTCCATCACAGTTATCTCCGCGCCGACGACCTTCTCAAGCACAAGAGCCCAGTAGCCCTGATCCTTTGAAGCCGCGGATGGAAGCCATTCCTTTCGAAAATGAGGATGAGGGGTCAATGGAATCTAGAAATCGAACGCCTGCTGAAATTGTGAGGGGTCATTGGAAGAATCAATCTGATAGGGAACGTCAACAAAGAGCAAATGAAGGTGAAGCTCAGAAACCACCTAGCCAAGAGGCAGGAAATTACCAACAAAGTGATGATGAACGTGCCCCAGCGAATAGCCAAAGCCAAGAAAAAACAGCGGATTGGACAGGAAGACAGCCAAGGAGACGCCAATCAGAGGGCGAGACCTCTCcgaaaaaggaagatgacCCGGTGTCTCCATTATCTCCAGATTCTAAGAATATCGTCGACCAAAGGCGTGCGAAGCAACAGCAAAGAGAAATTATTTCTGATGATGATTCCTCCGATGTCAGCCACGAGCATGGTGTGGAAGACCAACAGACAGACGAAAACCCATTGGAAAAACCGTATCGACCGGAGGATGATCTGCCTAGCCCCAAAACGCAGCCTGAGGGGCCGCAGCAAACGGATCAAAACAGGAAGGAACACAGGCGATTTGGGCACGAGGATAGGAGAGGTCATAAGGAGAATCCAGACGAAGAGATAATCCCCAAAATGTCGAAGAAGGAGTTGCGTAAGGAGAGacttgaagaagatatgAAAAGCCGAGAAGCTGCAGAGGGAAGGGAGAATGGAATAGATGAGATAAATGGCAGAAAGGAGAAATCCAAggtgaaggagagaaagCAGGTTGACGACCTAAGGAGTCGAGGTACGGGAGGCAAATATGGTAAAGTAACTGGTGATGACGAAAAGAACGGTATCAGCAAATCCCTCTATTATTCTGGAGTTGCGCTGGGACCAGTGGCCCTTGTAAAGGCCTCCTGGCACATTCTCAAAACTGCCCCTGTATGGTCCTTCTTTACTGCAGCAACCCTAGCAATATATATCGAAGTCTCTC CTGCACGGACAACAATACTTACAAAGCGTGCAACTAGCAACAGTATCCCGGTTGATCTCTCTGTCACCCAAAGCTGGTTTTCCGATCTCGCCAAGAACCTGTCATTCGATCCCATAGTCTTTTTTGCATTTATCAGCATGTGGAGCATCATTTGCATCCCTATTATGGGTATTCTCATTCACAACACGTTGAACGTTGCTGCTGAACTAAAAAGGACAAGTTATTGGAAACAAATGTGGCGGAACTTCAAAGAATACGGTCGAGGAAGCCTACAAGTAATCATTATGGGTCGTCATTTCTCCACTCCTCGAGTTTTTTGGCGTCGATCAACACGCTGGACATACTTGCGTATCTTAGTTTTTTCCATACAATTGGCCTGCATCGTGCTCATTATTCGACAGGCGATGAGCCTAATATACATGGTCGGTACAGGATCGTCGACATCGTTCTCTAACTTGCCTGATGTCGCCTCCTCCCAACAGTCCATAAAAGAAGCAGCAGAAAATCTCGACGCCGAAGGGGTTTTCGTCATCCTCAACTTCCTattcttccttttccttcttaCCATAGCAGGGTCTTGGCAtgcccttcttcaccctcGGACCGGGTCTCTCTCCAGAAAGTCTCCCTCTAAAACAGCTGACAAAAAGTCAGATAATGAGCGAAAAGGTCAATTTTACCTCCCAGGCGTCCGGACTTCCCTCAAATGGCTCTTCATCTTGGTCATTATTGTCGCCTTCATAGCCAGCCTCCTCTATTTCCGCAATATTGCGTCGTATATCGCTCAACAGTCGGGTGATAAGGCGAACAGCGATGTGGTAATCCTGGGGGTCAATTGTATCTTCATGATTCTCATGGCGGCGATGGGGTATGCAGTCTATGAGTTAGATAAGATCTGGATCGGACGTTTGAAGGGGAAGTTTTGGGGAAAATCTGGGAAAGGGTTCAGGCGGTTGGATTGCAGGAGAGGCAAAGACGAGTCAATGGTGTAG